One window of the Leishmania infantum JPCM5 genome chromosome 28 genome contains the following:
- a CDS encoding 2,3-bisphosphoglycerate-independent phosphoglycerate mutase-like, with translation MSTVWYLIFVCGTLQRGENNYPYWLADEAEAVFVARARTVSRYPFFVNLLPDHPWCLPCVLDFPDCNVPGCAQVEGEVFSVSAKMKAWLDVLEDISGGTHVSVPTVVEVCEAPSASFRARGGTTAASLKWPAAVDGEAVTVVAALYFRAKGYPDDWSSPTPRSSSRLISKFSAASMLRLYGDRFNGGVPAHLMADGNYAKARAMQTELNALPEAHWPPSTIAYHAAAAKARVAQPDEEHTGATPPPIPCYGAPLFPKPMILFIIDGIGDNTYCELGGRTPLEVVAGVPAVSQCAPSPATEPPTAQSLSVMEGVLADSANAALRETLNEYVTPGINVVSRHGVSGLMDPYMAGKSCGSDTAHLSIFGYPPTMYYRGRGAYEALGAGLELEEEDVAFKCNFSTFADRTEELCGDEDPAMEATALSSTSSAGQYVTHRRCDRDFTVEGPVLCNDLNGTTVAADLHGIPFDYPHVIKMQYATEHRCGVALSGARRVMRADGSTELLGMLSDKITGTDPLMDGRLLLHCKPTVGKGHPEYPAAVYTCRLVEAASAALTRRLKAHPVNEARRQHNRAVAARLANGSGGGGSETMARKNLANLLLFRGAAKKGWVPTFAVRHGLHGLILAPTCIIKGLGICCGLRGEVCRACDPTGQQSLRGATGDYHSNLMVKVRAVLHALRIQCPPSHEAAVTAAVQSKATTALQAGRIIDPHYNFVVVHVKGVDNAGHDKSLQLKLEMLRRSGLAMEALWRELPAGATMAVIADHSTPLGIGDHCCEPVPVSVAVKRTTSEGALSACPTDGVEYYSEVKAASGGLGRFRGEELIPLMKRVHHHYHYV, from the coding sequence ATGAGCACGGTATGGTACCTCATATTTGTATGCGggacgctgcagcgtggcgaGAACAACTACCCGTACTGGCTGGCCGATGAGGCTGAGGCCGTCTTCGTGGCCCGTGCTCGCACCGTTAGTCGTTACCCCTTCTTCGTGAACCTTCTCCCTGACCACCCCTGGTGCTTGCCATGTGTGCTGGACTTCCCTGACTGTAACGTGCCGGGATGTGCACAGGTCGAGGGTGAAGTCTTTTCCGTCTCGGCGAAGATGAAGGCGTGGCTTGATGTACTGGAGGACATCTCCGGCGGGACGCATGTGTCTGTGCCCAcggtggtggaggtgtgCGAGGCTCCAAGCGCGTCATTTCGGGCCCGCGGCGGAACCACCGCGGCGTCCCTCAAGTGGCCGGCGGCAGTGGACGGAGAGGCGGTGACCGTGGTGGCTGCCTTGTACTTCCGCGCGAAGGGGTACCCGGACGACTGGTCATCACCGACcccccgcagcagctcccgTCTCATTTCCAAGTTCTCAGCTGCCAGCATGTTGCGCCTCTATGGCGACCGCTTCAACGGGGGCGTGCCGGCGCATCTCATGGCGGACGGGAACTATGCCAAGGCAAGGGCCATGCAGACGGAGCTGAATGCGCTCCCTGAGGCGCACTGGCCGCCCTCTACCATTGCCtaccacgctgccgccgccaaggcCCGTGTGGCTCAGCCAGATGAGGAGCACACGGgtgccacgccgccgcccatTCCGTGCTACGGTGCCCCACTCTTTCCCAAACCGATGATTCTCTTCATCATCGACGGTATCGGCGACAATACGTACTGCGAGCTGGGCGGGCGCACAccgctggaggtggtggcgggcgTGCCGGCTGTGTCGCAGTGtgcgccttctcctgccACCGAGCCTCCTACAGCACAATCGTTGAGTGTGATGGAGGGGGTGCTCGCAGACAGTGCCAATGCTGCGTTGCGCGAGACGCTCAACGAGTATGTTACCCCTGGCATTAATGTTGTGAGCCGGCACGGCGTTAGCGGCCTCATGGATCCCTACATGGCTGGCAAGAGTTGCGGCAGTGACACAGCCCACCTCAGCATATTCGGGTACCCCCCTACCATGTACTACCGTGGCCGTGGCGCCTACGAGGCACTGGGGGCTGGgctggagctggaggaggaagacgtCGCTTTCAAGTGCAACTTCTCTACTTTCGCAGACCGAACGGAGGAGTTGTGTGGCGACGAAGACCCCGCGATGGAGGCGACGGCCTTGTCGTCGACATCTTCGGCAGGCCAGTATGTCACCCACCGCCGGTGTGACCGCGACTTCACGGTCGAGGGCCCGGTGCTCTGCAACGACCTCAACGGCACGACGGTGGCTGCTGATCTGCATGGCATCCCGTTCGACTACCCCCACGTAATCAAGATGCAGTACGCTACGGAGCACCGCTGTGGGGTAGCGCTAAGCGGGGCACGGCGAGTCATGCGCGCGGACGGGTCGACGGAGTTGCTCGGCATGTTGTCGGACAAGATCACCGGTACAGATCCACTCATGGACGGGCGACTGCTTCTGCACTGCAAGCCGACGGTGGGAAAGGGTCATCCCGAGTACCCCGCCGCCGTCTACACGTGCCGGCTTGTGGAGGCTGCCTCAGCTGCCTTGACGCGCAGACTCAAGGCGCACCCGGTGAACGAAGCTAGGCGCCAACACaaccgcgccgtcgctgcgagACTCGCGAATGGATCAGGTGGGGGCGGATCAGAGACCATGGCGCGTAAGAACTTGGCCAATCTCCTCCTGttccgcggcgctgccaagAAGGGGTGGGTGCCGACGTTCGCGGTGCGCCACGGCCTTCACGGGCTGATCCTAGCGCCGACCTGCATTATCAAAGGCCTGGGCATCTGCTGCGGGCTGCGCGGTGAGGTGTGCCGCGCATGCGACCCTACCGGGCAACAGTCTCTCCGTGGCGCCACAGGTGATTATCACTCGAATCTCATGGTCAAGGTGAGGGCCGTGCTGCACGCGCTTCGAATCCAGTGCCCGCCATCCCACGAGGCCGCGGTGACTGCTGCCGTGCAGTCGAAGGCTACGACAGCGCTACAGGCGGGACGCATAATCGATCCGCACTACAACTTTGTGGTGGTGCACGTCAAGGGCGTCGACAACGCCGGGCACGACAAGAGCCTGCAGCTCAAGCTGGAGATGCTTCGGCGGTCTGGGCTGGCAATGGAGGCGCTGTGGAGGGAGCTGCCTGCGGGGGCTACCATGGCCGTCATCGCGGATCATTCCACTCCGCTGGGAATCGGTGACCACTGCTGCGAGCCGGTGCCGGTTTCGGTGGCAGTGAAGCGGACGACCTCTGAGGGTGCGCTGTCCGCGTGCCCGACCGACGGTGTCGAGTACTACAGCGAGGTGAAGGCCGCGTCCGGCGGTTTGGGGCGTTTCCGCGGCGAAGAGCTGATCCCTCTCATGAAGCGAGTGCACCATCACTATCACTACGTCTGA